The sequence below is a genomic window from bacterium.
CTATACTGCGCAGCGCGATTTTTTGAACGGGGCGGTGGAGTTGCGGTCGCAGCTCGGGCCCCGGGAACTGCTCCGTCGCCTGGAGGGAATTGAGGCGCGACTGGGGAAGAGCACCCCGTTTCGCAACGGCCCGCGCCTCATCGACATCGACCTGGTGCTCTACGGGGGGAGAGTGGTCCTGGAGCGGGGCTTCGAGGTGCCGCACCCGCGCATGCATCTGAGGCGCTTCGTGCTCGAGCCGCTGGCCGAGATCGCGCCGCGGGCGGTGCACCCCGGGCTCCGGCGGACGATCGCCGGCCTCCTCGCAGGGCTGAAAGACGACAGTCAGGTGCGGCCGTGGGGCGCGTGGGCGCCCGCGGGCGCGTTGTGCCGGGGAGGACAAGCGTGAGCGCGTCGCCGCCCGAGAAGGGCAGGTACATCGTCATCGAGGGGCCGATCGGCGTCGGCAAGACCAGCCTCGTCAACCTGCTGGCCAAGCGCTTCGCCGCGCGCCGCATCCTCGAGGCCGCCGACGAGAACCCCTTCCTCCCGCGCTTCTACGACGACCCGCGCCGCCACGCCTTCCCGGCGCAGCTCTTCTTCCTGCTCTCGCGCTACCGCCAGCAGCAGGAGCTGGCGCAGCAGGACCTGTTCCAGCAGTCGGTCGTCGCCGACTACCTCTTCGACCGCGACCGGATCTTCGCCTACCTCAACCTGGACGACAACGAGCTGGCGCTCTACGAGCAGATCTACGGACTGCTCAAGCCCCGGGTCACGAGCCCGGACGTGGTGATCTACCTGCAGGCGAGCACCGACGTGCTGCTCGAGCGCGTCGCCCGGCGCAACCGCGCCTACGAGAAGCACCTGTCGCAGAAGTACCTCGAGGAGCTCAACCAGGCCTACAACCACTTCTTCTTCCACTACTCGGCGACGCCGCTGCTGGTGATCAACACGAACGTCATCGACTTCGTGCAGAACCCCGGCGACCTCGACGACCTGGCGAACCAGATCCTGCACGCCAAGCGGGGGACGGAGTACTACACGCCGCCGCGATCGGTGCGAAAGAAGTGAGCGCCCCGGCGAAGGTCACGGTCGCGACGCTGCGGGCCAGGAAGGCCGCGGGCGAGCGCATCGTGATGGTCACGGCGACCGACTACTCGCTGGCGCGGATCGCCGACGAGGCCGGCGTCGACGTGCTGCTCGTCGGCGACTCGCTCGGCATGGTCGCCCTCGGCTACGACTCGACGCTGCCGGTGACCATGGAGGAGATGCTGGTCTTCACGCGCGCCGTCGTCCGCGGCGCGACGCGGGCGCTCGTCGTCGGCGACATGCCCTTCCTCTCCTACCAGGTCAGCCTCGAGGAGGCGCGGCGCAACGCCGGGCGCTTCGTCAAGGAGGGCGGCGCCGCGGCGGTGAAGCTCGAGGGCGGCGCCGACGTCGCCGACGCGGCTGCCGCCATCGTCGCGATGGGCATCCCGGTCATGGGGCACCTCGGCCTCACGCCGCAGTCGGTCCACGCCATGGGCGGCCACCGGGTGCAGGGGCGTGACGAGGAGGGCGCGCGCCGGATCGTCGAGGGGGCGCAGGCGCTCGAGGCGGCGGGGGCGTTCGCGATCGTGCTCGAGGGGATGCCGCGGGCGCTGGCGGCGCGGGTCACCGCGGCGGTGCGCGTGCCGACGATCGGCATCGGCGCCGGCCCCGGCTGCGACGGGCAGGTGCTCGTCGCGCACGACCTTCTCGGTCTCTACGGCGGCCACCGGCCGAAGTTCGCGAAGCGTTACGGCGACTGCGGCGGTGAGGCGGCGAGGGCGTTCAGGCAGTACTGCGACGAGGTTCGGGGAGGGCTCTTTCCTGATGAAGAACACAGCTACGACTAGGGTCGTCAAGGGCATCGCCGAGATGCGGCGCTTCAGCCAGGAGGCGCGCAAGCGGGGCGCCCGGGTCGCGCTCGTCCCGACGATGGGCGCCCTGCACGCGGGGCACCTGGCGCTCGTGAAGGCCGCTCGGAAGAAGGCGGACACGGTCGTCGTGAGCATCTTCGTCAACCCGACGCAGTTCGGTCCGCGCGAGGACCTCTCGGCCTACCCGCGGGACCTCGCCGCCGACGTGGCGAAGCTGCGGGAGCTCGGGGTCGCGGCGGTGTTCGCGCCGGAAGCCGCCGAGATGTACCCGCCGGGTCACCGCACGCACGTCGAGGTCGAGGACCTCTCGAACCGGCTCTGCGGCCGCGCGCGGCCCACGCACTTCCGCGGCGTCGCCACGGTCGTGGCCAAGCTCCTCAACATCGTGCAGCCGCACCACGCCTGGTTCGGGCAGAAGGACTACCAGCAGCTGCTCATCGTGCGCAAGATGGCGCGCGACCTGAACTTCGACGTCGAGGTCCTCGACGTGCCGACCGTGCGCGACGCCGATGGGCTGGCGCTGTCATCGCGCAACGCCTATCTCACGCCGGAGCAGCGGCCGGCGGCCCTCTCGCTGCAGCAGGCGCTGCAGGTGGCGCGCCGGATCATCGCCAAGGGCGAGCGCTCCGCGGCGAAGATCATCTCGAACCTGCGCGAGGTCATCCGCGCCCAGCCCGGCGCGGAGGTCGAGTACATCGCCGTCTGCCACCCCGACACGCTGCACGATCTCGACGCCGTGGAACTGCGCACCCTCGTCGCGCTGGCCGTCCGCGTGGGGCGTGCGCGCCTCATCGACAACGCGCTGATCGACCTGCGGGAGCTGAACCACCGGCAGGACGAGGGCCGGCAGGGCGGCAAGGCAGCGGTCGCGGCCGGTGCGCCGGCGGTGGCGAAGGCTGCGCCGAAGCCTGCGCTGAAGGCGGCCGCGAAGCCTGCGCCGAAGCCTGCGCCGAAGCCTGCGCCGAAGCCTGCGCCGAAGGCGCCGAAGACGCCGAAGACGGCGAAGACGGTGGCATTCCCGAAGAAGGCCGAGCCCGCGAGGAAGGCCGCGCGTCGATGATGCGGGTGCTGCTCAAGGCGAAGATCCACCGGGCCACCGTCACGGACCGCAGCCTCGACTACGAGGGGTCGATCACCATCGACCAGGATCTCATGGACGCCGTGGGGCTGCTGCCGAACGAGCAGGTGCAGGTCTACAACGTGACGAACGGCGAGCGCTTCGAGACGTACGCCATCGCGGGCCAGCGCGGCAGCGGCACGATCTGCGTCAACGGCGCGGCGGCGCACCTGGCGGAGAACGGGCACAAGATCATCATCGCGAACTATGGGCTGTTCGCGGAGACCGAGATTGTCGGGTTCAAGCCGCGCGTGGCGCTCGTCGACGCGGCCAACCGCATCACGAAGCTGACGTAGCTCTCCCTGCGGCGGGACCGTGCCGGCCACGGCCCGCGGGCGCCTGTTCACTTCCGTCTCGCCCTGCGTCCTTCAGTTCGCTCAGGCACTCATCAGCTGCTCGACTGTCAATGCGCCGGCCACACTCAGCCGACACAGCAAGCGGCCGGCGCATTATGACCGTTCACAGGCGCCCCCGGGCCGTGGCCGTGTTCACCGGGTCGGCCCAGGCTTGAGCGGGGGCGGGGCGCTGTCGGGCGCGCGCATCGTGGAGCGCGAGGGAACCGCAGCGTTCGGACCGGAGCGTCCCGAAGGGCGAAACGCATTGTTTGAGCCCGAAGGGCGAGTTATGCGTTTCGAGCGCAGGGCCGGACAGGCTGCGGTCGAGCGCGTAACTCAGCGCACGCCCGGCAGTGCCCCGCCCCCGCGGGCATCTGCACGATTGCCGAGACCAAGTGAACAGGCGCCGCCGGGCCGGGGCCCGCACGCAGACGCGGTAGGTCGCGGCAGAAGCCACTGTTCATTGCAGGCCGCATGTCCCGCAGTCTGCGCACCTGCTGCCCGTCGGTCCGTGGAGGAGAAGCGCACGTTATTGCGTGAGATTTTCGATCAATTGCCGCTATCCCGATCTGCCCGCGCCAGAAATTCGCTCCACTTTGCATTGCGCATAAAATAACGCTACAATATCAAGCGATTGCAGAATCATTTTTTTTCTTGACACGACCGATCGCGT
It includes:
- a CDS encoding deoxynucleoside kinase — encoded protein: MSASPPEKGRYIVIEGPIGVGKTSLVNLLAKRFAARRILEAADENPFLPRFYDDPRRHAFPAQLFFLLSRYRQQQELAQQDLFQQSVVADYLFDRDRIFAYLNLDDNELALYEQIYGLLKPRVTSPDVVIYLQASTDVLLERVARRNRAYEKHLSQKYLEELNQAYNHFFFHYSATPLLVINTNVIDFVQNPGDLDDLANQILHAKRGTEYYTPPRSVRKK
- the panB gene encoding 3-methyl-2-oxobutanoate hydroxymethyltransferase; the protein is MVTATDYSLARIADEAGVDVLLVGDSLGMVALGYDSTLPVTMEEMLVFTRAVVRGATRALVVGDMPFLSYQVSLEEARRNAGRFVKEGGAAAVKLEGGADVADAAAAIVAMGIPVMGHLGLTPQSVHAMGGHRVQGRDEEGARRIVEGAQALEAAGAFAIVLEGMPRALAARVTAAVRVPTIGIGAGPGCDGQVLVAHDLLGLYGGHRPKFAKRYGDCGGEAARAFRQYCDEVRGGLFPDEEHSYD
- the folK gene encoding 2-amino-4-hydroxy-6-hydroxymethyldihydropteridine diphosphokinase, with product MPAKNHPSSRRGRPGRERVFLSLGSNVGRRPDNLRRALALIAAEPAIRVVAVSRLYSTAPVGYTAQRDFLNGAVELRSQLGPRELLRRLEGIEARLGKSTPFRNGPRLIDIDLVLYGGRVVLERGFEVPHPRMHLRRFVLEPLAEIAPRAVHPGLRRTIAGLLAGLKDDSQVRPWGAWAPAGALCRGGQA
- the panD gene encoding aspartate 1-decarboxylase — encoded protein: MMRVLLKAKIHRATVTDRSLDYEGSITIDQDLMDAVGLLPNEQVQVYNVTNGERFETYAIAGQRGSGTICVNGAAAHLAENGHKIIIANYGLFAETEIVGFKPRVALVDAANRITKLT